CGACGCATTCCGGGCGCGGGGGGCGGCCTCACGGCGGCGGCCCTGCCGCCGGCCGCCATGAGACACAAGCCGGCGAGTCCGACGCCGGCGATCCGCGCCTGCGCGCGGACCTGATGAAACGCCTCGTCGGACTCAGCGAGGCGCTCAATCGTCCCTCGTCGGTCGCGGGCGTCGCGTCGGCCATCGGCCGGGCGGCCGCCGACCTCAGCGGCGCGGACCGTGTGGCAGTCCTGCTGCGTTCGGCGAGCGGGGTCATCAGCTGTCCGTGGTCGCACGGCGTGTCGACGGCGTACGTCGCCGAGATCACGACCCCCGAGGGCGCCGCCCCGTGGTCCCATCTCGCCCGGCACGACGAGCTCGCGTGCATGGATCTGCCGAAGCAACGGCGGACGTCCGCGCCCGAGCCGGTGCTCGTTGAAGACGTCCGCGCGCTCCCGCCGGGCAACGAGACCCGGCGCCGGGCCGAGCGCGAGAATTTCCGCGCCTTCGCCTCGTGGCCCCTGATTCACGAGGGGCGCGCGACCGCGGCGGTGGCCTGCTATTACGGCGCCCCCCGCACGTGGTCGGCGCCGGAGCGCGAGGCCATGCAGGCGTTCGCCTGGCAGGCCGCGGCCGCGCTCGAGAACGGCCGCTCCTACGAGGCGCAGGGCCGCCGCACCGCCGAACTGGAGGCGCTCTACGAATTGAGCAAGCGGCTGCGCAACGCGCGCACGCCGGAGGAGATGTACCCCATCCTCGTCGAGCACATCGTGCGCCTCATCCGCGCGGATCACGGCGCGCTCGCGCTGCTCGGCGCCGACGGCACCACGTTGACGACCGTCCACGCCTCGGGGCTCGCGGCCGGGCACATCGGGACGACTGCACCGGTCTCGCCGCCGCTCCGCCGCATGTTCGAGGCCGACACCGCGCACGTCACGGCCGACCTCTCGGGTGACGACGCCGTCGCGTTCGGCGCGGCGCGGGACGCCCATGCCGTGCTCGGCCCATTCGCGGTCGCCGCGCTCCGGGCGGACCAGCACGTGATCGGCGCGATCACAGTCGGACGCGCCCGCCGCGGGCAGAAGGAACCGTTCCTCGAAACCGACGTGCGCCTGCTGAAGAGCATCGCCGAAACCGGCGGCGCGGCGATACACCGCACCCGCCTCTATCAGACCCTCCAGGACTCCTATATCGAGATGGTGGTCACGCTGGGGCGCGCGCTGGACGCCCGGGATTCGTACACCGGCGGCCACAGCGAACGCCTTGCCGAATGGTCGGAGGCGACCGCC
The window above is part of the bacterium genome. Proteins encoded here:
- a CDS encoding HD domain-containing phosphohydrolase, with the protein product MKRLVGLSEALNRPSSVAGVASAIGRAAADLSGADRVAVLLRSASGVISCPWSHGVSTAYVAEITTPEGAAPWSHLARHDELACMDLPKQRRTSAPEPVLVEDVRALPPGNETRRRAERENFRAFASWPLIHEGRATAAVACYYGAPRTWSAPEREAMQAFAWQAAAALENGRSYEAQGRRTAELEALYELSKRLRNARTPEEMYPILVEHIVRLIRADHGALALLGADGTTLTTVHASGLAAGHIGTTAPVSPPLRRMFEADTAHVTADLSGDDAVAFGAARDAHAVLGPFAVAALRADQHVIGAITVGRARRGQKEPFLETDVRLLKSIAETGGAAIHRTRLYQTLQDSYIEMVVTLGRALDARDSYTGGHSERLAEWSEATARLLGCRDEETMDIRWGALLHDIGKIAVPDAILRKPAKLTEEEWQIMRQHPITGEEILRPVDRMRGVARILRAHHERWDGKGYPDGLAGERIPLGARILAVVDAYSAITDERPYKAARSHDEAVVELRKSAGTQFDPKVVEAFCKMLERRTDRAAT